A part of Prolixibacteraceae bacterium genomic DNA contains:
- a CDS encoding alpha-N-acetylglucosaminidase: MNLKTCLRSILLVSLISCNSVKNDPVMESLSNRVLKDKSNNFLFHINKKKHLQDEFTINSNNNKVIIEGNNRIALASGLKWYINNKANSQITWEATNLDFPNTLPKIDFPIKKKASFEYSYYLNYCTYSYSMAFWDWPRWEEEIDLMAMRGINLPLAMNGIEAVWRNTLLRLNCSKEEIDQFIPGPAFNAWWLMGNLEGWGGPLSDTYIDQQAELQKKILNRMKELDMKPVVPGFFGMVPTYFKEKYPNADIRDQGLWAGGFQRPAFLSPTDPLFIKISKIYYEELKKLYGNIQYFSGDPFHEGGSSKGINLPNAGEKLVHAMRASFPDSKWVFQGWQHNPSPMLIKNIPSDEIIILDLDCDNRPQWEERNGWNGKPWVWSMITNFGGNVGMFGRMDIIAKEPFRALHHEKFGGNLCGIGAMMEGIDNNSVIYDLLFDVRWHRKPIDLDKWLNTYIKSRYGKLNQDIIDAWQVLRKTVYGKELLKNSSQQGTTESYLCARPSLNIKSVSTWGSSDLYYNPKELLPAWKIFIENKDNFITNEGYKYDLVDITRQCLSNYSQYLHQQITTAFHNKDKEKLTKYTKEFLQLILDQDQLLSTIPSLTLDHWIKNARDRGTFESEKDLFEFNAKTQITTWSFKDSNLHEYSHREWAGLLREFYYPRWNKYFDYLLEKISNKHTQKPNFFPFEEKWTRQIGVSTLKSKTTPYEVSEKVYNKYYSRILNSYNN, encoded by the coding sequence ATGAATTTAAAAACATGTCTCAGATCAATCCTATTGGTCTCTTTGATCTCATGTAACTCTGTCAAAAATGATCCTGTGATGGAATCCTTATCAAACAGAGTATTAAAAGATAAATCCAACAATTTCCTCTTCCATATTAATAAGAAGAAGCACCTACAAGATGAATTTACGATTAATTCAAACAACAATAAGGTTATTATTGAGGGCAACAACCGTATAGCTCTAGCATCTGGATTAAAATGGTATATTAATAATAAAGCCAATAGTCAGATCACATGGGAAGCAACTAATCTTGACTTTCCTAATACATTACCTAAAATAGACTTCCCTATAAAAAAGAAAGCTTCCTTCGAATATTCATATTATTTAAACTATTGCACCTATAGCTACTCTATGGCATTCTGGGATTGGCCCAGGTGGGAAGAAGAGATTGATTTAATGGCTATGAGAGGAATTAATCTTCCGTTAGCAATGAATGGTATCGAAGCAGTATGGCGTAACACATTACTACGGTTAAATTGTTCAAAAGAAGAGATCGATCAATTTATCCCAGGACCAGCATTTAATGCTTGGTGGTTAATGGGCAACTTAGAAGGCTGGGGAGGTCCTCTTTCAGACACTTATATAGACCAACAAGCGGAACTTCAAAAGAAAATTCTTAATAGAATGAAAGAACTCGACATGAAACCTGTTGTCCCTGGCTTTTTCGGCATGGTACCAACCTATTTCAAAGAGAAATATCCTAATGCGGACATTCGAGACCAAGGTCTTTGGGCTGGAGGTTTCCAAAGACCCGCATTCCTTTCTCCGACAGATCCTTTATTCATAAAAATATCGAAGATCTATTATGAAGAATTAAAAAAACTATATGGAAATATTCAATACTTCTCAGGAGATCCATTTCATGAAGGAGGATCTTCGAAAGGAATTAATCTCCCCAATGCAGGAGAAAAACTCGTTCATGCCATGAGAGCTTCATTTCCAGATTCCAAATGGGTATTTCAAGGATGGCAACATAACCCAAGCCCAATGCTAATTAAAAATATTCCTTCAGATGAAATCATCATTCTAGACCTTGATTGTGATAACAGACCACAATGGGAAGAGAGAAACGGATGGAATGGAAAACCATGGGTATGGTCTATGATCACAAATTTTGGTGGCAATGTAGGAATGTTCGGAAGAATGGATATTATTGCAAAAGAACCTTTCAGAGCACTTCATCATGAGAAATTTGGAGGAAACCTATGTGGTATAGGTGCAATGATGGAAGGAATAGATAATAATAGTGTTATTTATGATCTTTTATTCGATGTAAGATGGCATCGCAAACCTATCGATCTTGACAAATGGCTAAATACCTACATCAAGAGTCGATATGGTAAATTAAATCAAGACATCATAGATGCTTGGCAGGTTCTTCGAAAAACAGTATATGGCAAAGAACTACTTAAAAATAGCTCACAACAAGGTACGACTGAATCTTATTTATGTGCAAGGCCATCATTAAATATAAAAAGTGTTTCAACATGGGGTAGTTCGGATCTTTATTACAATCCGAAGGAACTACTTCCTGCTTGGAAAATTTTCATCGAAAATAAAGATAATTTTATAACAAATGAAGGATACAAATATGATCTTGTAGACATTACAAGACAATGTCTTTCGAACTATAGTCAGTATTTACATCAACAAATAACTACAGCCTTCCATAACAAAGACAAAGAGAAGTTGACAAAATATACAAAAGAATTCCTTCAGCTAATACTTGATCAAGATCAATTGCTAAGTACGATTCCAAGCCTCACACTAGATCACTGGATCAAAAACGCAAGAGATCGTGGAACATTTGAATCAGAAAAAGACCTATTTGAATTCAACGCAAAAACACAAATAACAACATGGTCTTTTAAAGATTCAAACCTGCATGAATATTCTCATAGAGAATGGGCAGGGTTACTTCGTGAATTTTACTATCCTAGATGGAATAAATATTTTGATTATTTACTTGAGAAAATCAGTAATAAACATACGCAAAAACCGAACTTTTTTCCCTTCGAAGAAAAATGGACTAGACAAATTGGTGTTTCAACATTAAAATCAAAAACAACACCTTATGAAGTATCTGAGAAAGTATACAATAAATATTACTCAAGAATACTTAATAGCTATAATAACTAA
- a CDS encoding efflux RND transporter permease subunit, protein MSLTKYAIEKNRITFTMLLVVIVMGLQMYKSLPRDSMPPYTVRVATIVTQFPGASPERVEQLVTDKVEKKVQEIPEMKEISSNSRTGLSVVTIKLYDNVTPVKLQAVWDKVRRKLDEIDDLPDNVEPVLKDDDVGVVYGIMVGMVSDGFSYKEMKDQADDLKDELIKLDDAARVELGGVQDERVFVSYDEAKLQEYGLTSSKLQSMISNTNILNSGGMVEMNNERIILEPTGNFNSVQDVKDLLIPVGSNGQVVYLKDVATVSAGYVEPAKALVSVDGHRAISLSVSLKDGANIIKLGEKVDEVVAKWNSKLPYGLEVKRLASMDSYVDKSIRNFISNLIQSIAIVLLVMLFFLGTRTGIVVASLIPIVTILTLLLMGLLGVGLNQVTLAALIMALGMMVDNAIVVSESIMVRMDQGELAKDAAIASCKELAIPLFISTLTTSVAFLSFFLADSVMGDIMGPIFVVITIALLSSWVVAMTITAMFCALFLKVKNVQEGVDQKKSIVDKAFDGITNFYKKYIIKVLPYKGWAVSIVILLFFLSIWAFRFIPFTFFPDSDRNMITVDINLPLGTKIERTSEVVAQIEKFMEDSIMVGLDRKEGVVDFSSFVGQGPYSYDLGYFQDEANSSYAHMLVNTTSFEVNQKVINMIDSFGFLNFPNADIKVGLLKGGGGGTPIEIKVSGDDPDELARISESVKSKLTSVFGTKNIKDDWGPKSKKLVIDIDQNKAQMAQITNQDIATSLRTVLDGFKTGDYREDDKSIPILLRHEGSQQLNFKELENINVYSQSSGKSVPLSQVAHIVPQWQYNKIKRLDLIRSILISSELNDDGNAAAIMKQMIPWLEDQMKEWPDSYKYELGGDSENTAENMGAVFKYIPLSAFLILLLLIIQFNSVKKTIMVVSTIPLGVIGVVFGLLIFQSYFGFMAFLGMISLAGIVINNAIVLIDRIEIEQSEYGKPLKEAIVDAGVQRLRPILLTTFTTSLGLIPLYLGGGLIWEPMAISLMIGLLFGTIITLVFIPSLYAIFYKVKY, encoded by the coding sequence ATGAGTTTAACAAAATATGCTATAGAGAAAAATCGCATTACATTCACTATGTTATTAGTGGTGATTGTGATGGGATTACAGATGTACAAAAGTTTGCCAAGGGATAGTATGCCTCCTTATACAGTCCGTGTTGCTACAATTGTTACACAATTTCCAGGAGCTAGTCCTGAAAGGGTCGAACAGTTGGTTACTGATAAGGTAGAAAAGAAGGTTCAGGAAATTCCTGAGATGAAAGAGATCTCAAGTAACTCACGAACTGGCTTGTCTGTTGTGACTATTAAGCTTTATGACAATGTTACCCCAGTAAAACTACAGGCGGTATGGGATAAGGTCAGACGTAAGCTTGATGAAATAGATGATCTTCCAGACAATGTTGAACCTGTTCTAAAAGATGATGATGTAGGTGTCGTATATGGAATCATGGTTGGTATGGTCAGTGATGGTTTTAGTTATAAGGAGATGAAAGACCAAGCTGATGATCTCAAGGATGAGTTGATCAAGCTTGATGATGCAGCACGTGTAGAGTTGGGGGGTGTTCAAGATGAGCGAGTTTTTGTTTCATATGATGAAGCGAAGCTTCAGGAGTATGGATTGACATCATCGAAACTTCAGAGTATGATCTCTAATACAAACATTCTTAACTCCGGAGGTATGGTTGAGATGAATAATGAACGTATTATTCTTGAGCCTACTGGTAATTTTAACTCTGTTCAAGATGTTAAAGATCTTTTAATACCTGTTGGATCTAATGGACAAGTTGTCTATTTAAAAGATGTAGCGACCGTATCCGCTGGTTATGTGGAGCCAGCAAAAGCTTTGGTAAGTGTTGATGGTCATAGAGCTATTTCGCTGTCTGTTTCTTTAAAGGATGGAGCCAATATAATTAAATTAGGAGAGAAAGTTGATGAAGTTGTTGCAAAATGGAATAGCAAGCTTCCTTATGGCTTGGAGGTAAAGAGGTTAGCTTCGATGGATAGCTATGTGGATAAAAGTATTAGGAATTTTATATCTAATTTGATTCAATCTATTGCGATTGTGTTACTGGTTATGTTATTCTTTCTTGGTACGAGAACAGGAATTGTGGTTGCGAGTTTAATTCCAATTGTCACGATTCTTACACTATTATTAATGGGACTTCTCGGTGTAGGACTCAACCAGGTAACTTTGGCTGCACTAATAATGGCTTTAGGAATGATGGTGGACAATGCGATTGTCGTCTCTGAATCGATAATGGTTCGAATGGATCAAGGAGAGTTAGCTAAAGATGCTGCAATTGCTTCATGTAAAGAGTTGGCCATACCTCTATTTATATCAACATTGACCACATCTGTGGCATTCCTATCATTTTTCCTTGCAGATTCAGTCATGGGCGATATTATGGGGCCAATATTTGTTGTAATCACAATTGCACTTCTGTCTTCATGGGTTGTTGCGATGACTATTACAGCAATGTTCTGTGCTTTATTTTTGAAAGTAAAGAATGTGCAAGAGGGTGTTGATCAGAAGAAGTCAATTGTAGATAAGGCTTTTGATGGTATTACTAATTTTTATAAAAAGTACATTATTAAGGTGCTACCATATAAGGGGTGGGCTGTATCAATCGTTATTTTACTCTTTTTTCTCTCTATCTGGGCTTTTAGATTTATTCCTTTTACATTCTTCCCTGATAGTGATAGAAATATGATTACTGTTGATATAAATCTTCCTTTAGGGACAAAAATTGAACGTACATCTGAAGTTGTTGCGCAAATAGAGAAGTTCATGGAAGATTCGATTATGGTTGGATTGGATCGCAAAGAAGGTGTTGTCGATTTTTCTTCATTTGTAGGTCAAGGGCCTTACTCTTATGATCTTGGTTATTTTCAAGATGAAGCAAACTCTTCTTATGCTCATATGTTGGTTAATACTACATCATTTGAAGTGAATCAGAAGGTTATTAATATGATAGACAGTTTTGGATTTCTTAATTTTCCAAACGCTGATATTAAAGTTGGATTACTGAAAGGAGGAGGCGGGGGTACTCCAATTGAAATAAAGGTCTCTGGTGATGATCCTGATGAATTGGCACGTATTTCAGAATCTGTGAAATCTAAATTAACCTCTGTTTTTGGTACAAAGAATATAAAAGATGATTGGGGGCCTAAGTCTAAGAAATTGGTTATTGATATTGATCAAAATAAGGCACAAATGGCTCAAATAACAAATCAGGATATTGCTACCTCTTTGCGTACTGTTCTTGATGGGTTTAAAACAGGAGATTATAGAGAAGATGATAAATCAATACCAATATTACTTCGTCATGAAGGTAGTCAGCAGTTGAATTTTAAAGAGTTAGAGAATATTAATGTTTACTCTCAGTCTTCAGGGAAGTCTGTGCCGCTGTCACAAGTTGCGCATATTGTTCCACAATGGCAGTATAATAAAATTAAAAGGCTGGATTTGATTCGCAGTATTTTAATCTCTAGTGAGTTGAATGATGATGGTAATGCTGCTGCAATTATGAAGCAGATGATTCCTTGGCTTGAGGATCAGATGAAAGAGTGGCCAGATAGCTATAAATATGAATTAGGAGGGGATAGCGAAAACACTGCAGAAAATATGGGTGCTGTGTTTAAATATATTCCTCTCTCAGCCTTTCTAATACTGTTGCTTTTGATAATTCAATTTAATTCAGTCAAAAAAACAATTATGGTAGTATCTACAATACCTCTTGGTGTTATAGGTGTTGTATTTGGGCTATTGATTTTTCAATCCTATTTTGGTTTTATGGCATTCCTTGGAATGATCTCTTTAGCTGGTATTGTAATTAATAATGCGATTGTACTGATTGATAGGATTGAAATTGAACAGTCTGAGTATGGTAAACCTTTAAAAGAGGCTATTGTAGATGCAGGTGTTCAGCGTCTTAGGCCAATTCTTTTGACGACATTCACAACTTCACTTGGGTTGATACCGCTTTACTTAGGTGGAGGTTTGATATGGGAACCAATGGCAATATCCTTAATGATTGGTCTTCTATTTGGTACAATTATTACTTTGGTATTTATTCCATCTTTATATGCGATTTTTTATAAAGTAAAATATTAG
- a CDS encoding efflux RND transporter periplasmic adaptor subunit translates to MNKMNRSYHSIVSLVWILSVLTIVALTGCSKKKKKVEEIRLRPVKIGVVHQLGLMQEAEFSGHARSDQEINLSFRTSGILTTLNITNGQVVKKGDLLARIDNSEAQLSLEQSIAALSSAKTSLNTASSILERTRMLYEKGSSSLSDYENAKTTYANDKANYESSLRSVEIQKKQVEYGIIFAPTDGVITKKAVELNENVSAGQVIAVLNAGSQMEVSIGLPDNVINFVKLNDSAEISISVLKNKIFTGYIKEISPSLDSENSTYPIRVAISGDTEMIKSGMAAKVKFKFAGTNTDREILIPVEAVGEDGKGRFVFKVEKEDDNSAVVKKVYVEIGDLTTQGFVMKRGLSSGDLVAVAGLQTLLNGEKVALPKNFKR, encoded by the coding sequence ATGAATAAAATGAATCGTAGTTATCATTCTATAGTATCTTTGGTTTGGATACTATCTGTTCTAACCATCGTTGCTTTAACTGGTTGTTCAAAGAAAAAGAAAAAGGTTGAAGAGATCCGTTTGCGCCCAGTCAAAATAGGGGTGGTACATCAACTTGGATTAATGCAAGAGGCCGAGTTTTCTGGTCATGCAAGATCAGATCAAGAGATTAATCTGAGTTTTAGGACAAGTGGTATTTTGACAACTCTAAATATAACTAATGGACAGGTTGTGAAAAAGGGGGATTTGCTGGCACGTATTGATAATTCAGAAGCACAGCTCTCTTTGGAGCAGTCGATCGCAGCTCTAAGTAGTGCAAAGACCTCATTAAATACTGCATCTTCCATTTTGGAACGTACCCGGATGTTATATGAGAAAGGTAGCTCATCATTGAGTGATTATGAAAATGCAAAAACTACATATGCAAATGATAAAGCCAATTATGAATCTTCATTGAGATCTGTTGAGATTCAGAAAAAACAGGTTGAATATGGAATTATTTTTGCGCCTACAGATGGGGTTATTACAAAGAAGGCTGTTGAGTTGAATGAGAATGTGAGTGCAGGGCAAGTAATTGCTGTACTAAATGCAGGATCACAAATGGAGGTAAGTATAGGTCTTCCGGATAATGTTATCAATTTCGTTAAGTTGAATGATTCCGCTGAAATATCAATCTCAGTTTTAAAGAACAAAATATTTACGGGGTATATCAAAGAGATTTCACCATCGTTAGATTCAGAGAACTCAACTTACCCTATACGTGTCGCTATTTCAGGAGATACTGAAATGATAAAATCAGGAATGGCAGCAAAAGTGAAGTTTAAATTTGCAGGTACGAATACCGATCGTGAAATCTTAATTCCTGTTGAAGCAGTAGGTGAAGATGGGAAAGGTCGATTTGTGTTTAAAGTAGAAAAAGAGGACGATAACAGTGCCGTTGTTAAAAAAGTATATGTGGAAATTGGAGATCTGACTACGCAAGGTTTTGTGATGAAGCGAGGGTTATCGTCAGGAGATCTTGTTGCAGTTGCTGGACTTCAGACTCTTCTTAATGGGGAGAAGGTTGCTCTACCTAAGAACTTCAAGAGGTAA
- a CDS encoding TolC family protein — MKAKSLYYIGLLSILFMCFSPVKAQVKKRCSVGFLIDKKSPQNKDLYQSVRDEVQRIIGNEVTVVFDTVNILENGFSKTVASQNYQRLLNDSNVDIILSQGVLSNYILETSVAPTKPIIMIGEVMEELSSSLWDGERKKNLCYVVNPFSLKKDLLNFKDFVSFEKVGILVNPVTLNIFPIDDFIRQALGDTDIPYEIISVGSNVEEYQKKLEGFNAVYLLIGEEFTKSEQKELVDEINRLNIRSYSSTMYDAADLGVLFSVGDTEDQDQVIRRIALNIESISNGVEASQLKSKVLSSEEINFNIKTSYAIGFNPKYSQMFRLNITGNVLEYNASEEYDLKKVLVQVVDENFKLKAEKEKIAIAKEDTKYAKSSYLPQATATASAMNLDPAIAKVLGENNKSINTSVKANVEQVIYSQEASSNIKIKKYQEKATEEEYSSQVLNMMSDCGGAYYQALIAKTNYQIADENLTLTRKNYQISVNNFEAGQSGKADVLRWKSELANATQLLINSYFTLKSSLYQLNQLLGNPIISMIDVKSVEMNKVLNKGNYFKPIFEIIDDPTQRSQVVDIISKIAIAESPELAALGYNMKSVDRTMKMYQRSKYMPTIALQGSYNYSIDQSSSEIPDHYYMLGLNVSLPLYDRNQRNIQKRKAGNQYAQIAYEQQNTQSLISQNVNTLLSEMITKASNIRLSRISSESAYESLNLMQISYSSGATSITSLIDAQKAYIKSKQDEANAATQFLNVTLSLQRYINYFFVLHSESENLEYLMNLKAKISQ, encoded by the coding sequence ATGAAAGCGAAATCATTGTACTATATCGGATTGTTGTCCATATTATTTATGTGTTTTTCTCCCGTGAAAGCACAAGTGAAGAAGAGGTGTTCTGTTGGTTTTTTGATTGATAAGAAAAGCCCACAGAATAAAGATCTATACCAATCTGTCCGTGATGAAGTGCAGCGTATTATTGGTAATGAAGTTACTGTCGTTTTTGATACTGTAAATATCTTAGAGAATGGTTTTAGTAAAACTGTGGCTAGTCAGAATTATCAGAGGTTGTTAAATGATTCGAATGTGGATATAATTCTTTCTCAAGGAGTATTGAGTAATTATATCTTAGAGACTAGTGTTGCTCCAACAAAGCCTATTATTATGATAGGTGAAGTGATGGAAGAGTTAAGCTCTAGTTTATGGGATGGTGAGCGAAAGAAAAATCTCTGTTATGTTGTGAACCCTTTCTCTTTAAAAAAAGATCTATTGAATTTTAAAGATTTTGTTTCATTCGAGAAGGTCGGAATTCTTGTTAATCCAGTTACATTAAATATATTTCCTATTGATGATTTTATTCGTCAAGCGTTGGGTGATACAGATATTCCATATGAGATTATCTCTGTTGGTTCTAACGTTGAAGAGTACCAAAAAAAGCTAGAAGGTTTTAATGCGGTGTATTTATTGATTGGTGAGGAGTTCACTAAATCAGAACAGAAGGAATTAGTTGATGAAATTAATAGATTAAATATTCGCTCCTATAGCTCTACCATGTACGATGCAGCTGATTTAGGTGTATTGTTTTCGGTAGGAGACACAGAAGATCAAGATCAGGTTATACGTCGTATTGCTTTAAATATTGAGTCAATAAGTAATGGTGTTGAGGCGAGTCAGTTGAAATCAAAAGTTTTGAGTAGTGAAGAGATTAATTTTAATATAAAAACATCTTATGCTATAGGTTTTAATCCTAAATATAGCCAAATGTTTCGATTGAATATTACTGGTAATGTTTTAGAATATAATGCTTCAGAAGAGTATGATCTAAAGAAAGTGTTAGTTCAAGTCGTTGATGAGAATTTCAAGTTGAAGGCTGAGAAAGAGAAAATTGCGATAGCTAAAGAGGATACAAAGTACGCAAAGAGTAGTTATCTACCTCAGGCTACTGCAACAGCCAGTGCAATGAATTTAGATCCAGCGATTGCAAAGGTTTTGGGGGAAAATAATAAATCTATAAATACCTCTGTAAAAGCAAATGTTGAACAAGTGATATACTCCCAAGAAGCGAGTTCTAATATTAAGATAAAGAAATATCAAGAAAAGGCAACTGAAGAGGAGTATTCGTCGCAGGTGTTAAATATGATGAGTGACTGTGGTGGAGCATACTATCAAGCATTGATTGCGAAGACTAATTATCAGATTGCGGATGAGAACTTGACTTTGACACGTAAGAATTATCAAATATCGGTGAATAATTTTGAAGCAGGGCAAAGTGGTAAGGCTGATGTATTGAGATGGAAGAGTGAATTGGCAAATGCAACACAGTTGCTCATTAACTCTTATTTTACTTTAAAGAGTAGTCTTTATCAATTAAATCAATTGCTTGGTAATCCTATCATAAGTATGATAGATGTGAAGAGTGTTGAGATGAATAAGGTTCTAAATAAGGGGAATTATTTTAAGCCTATTTTTGAGATTATTGATGACCCAACTCAAAGATCGCAAGTTGTGGATATTATTTCGAAGATCGCAATAGCTGAATCACCAGAATTGGCTGCATTGGGTTATAATATGAAGAGTGTGGACCGAACTATGAAAATGTATCAGAGAAGTAAATATATGCCAACTATTGCTTTACAAGGTTCGTATAATTATTCAATAGATCAGTCTAGCTCTGAGATTCCTGATCATTATTACATGTTGGGGTTGAATGTGTCTTTACCTCTTTATGATCGTAATCAACGAAATATTCAGAAACGCAAAGCAGGAAATCAGTATGCCCAAATTGCTTATGAGCAACAAAATACTCAATCATTAATTTCTCAGAATGTAAACACACTTTTGAGTGAGATGATTACTAAAGCATCCAATATAAGATTGTCACGAATTTCATCGGAGTCTGCATACGAAAGTTTAAACCTAATGCAGATATCTTATTCATCTGGAGCAACATCAATAACATCTTTGATAGATGCTCAGAAAGCTTATATAAAATCAAAGCAAGATGAAGCAAATGCAGCGACACAGTTTCTTAATGTAACACTTAGTCTACAGCGCTATATTAACTATTTCTTTGTGTTGCATAGTGAAAGTGAGAACTTAGAATATTTAATGAATTTGAAAGCAAAAATATCTCAATAA
- a CDS encoding PH domain-containing protein: MGLFSTLLGTADEMDQDDLVEEYQELMAYEEELVAGYSFIRDTIIFTNKRMIIVDKQGLTGKKKVMMTVAYKSISRFCIETSGHLDFDGELRLWIGSEKEPSIIEEFDSGVNLIDVQRILARYAL, encoded by the coding sequence ATGGGACTATTTTCTACATTATTGGGTACTGCAGATGAAATGGATCAAGATGATCTGGTAGAGGAGTATCAGGAACTTATGGCATACGAAGAAGAGTTGGTTGCTGGTTACAGCTTTATTCGTGATACGATTATTTTTACTAATAAAAGAATGATTATCGTAGATAAACAGGGTCTAACAGGAAAGAAGAAAGTGATGATGACTGTGGCATATAAATCGATAAGTCGTTTTTGTATTGAGACATCTGGTCATCTAGATTTTGATGGAGAATTGCGATTGTGGATTGGTAGTGAGAAGGAACCAAGTATTATTGAAGAGTTTGATAGCGGAGTGAATTTGATCGATGTGCAGAGAATTCTTGCACGATATGCATTGTAA
- a CDS encoding pyruvate carboxylase subunit B, whose product MQFDKHGVLDMAQMNYDADRPKASNPIKVNDVSLRDGHQSLFATRGRTEDMIPVAEMLDEVGFNAIETWGGATFDTMHRFLGEDPWERLRVLKKHITKTPFSMLLRGQNVVGYRNYADDVVRAFVQRAIDNGMDIFRCFDALNDYRNFETAAQVIKDNGKHFQGTVCYTLNEKRLGGDVYNMDYYLGKVRELDAFGVDSICLKDMAGLMAPYDAYNLISEIKKISETPISLHTHFTSGMGDLTIFKAIEAGVDIVDTCMAPYAYRTSHAAIEPLVVSLYGTSRDTGFDLAQLSKIGKKMEEYIPKYRHLDNSPKYAIIDTDVIMHQTPGGMLSNLVNQLKAMDALDKLDDVFEQLPKVRKDLGDIPLVTPTSQIVGIQTVNNVLFDKEQGEYASITEQVKDLCYGLYGKTTKPINPEVQKKALAGYPRGEEPITCRPGSILEDEMPGVKDKFKDLAKDIDDEVLCALYPVTGKRFLKWKYGLEEVPAEVKPRTMEDVKHDAELVEKALSGKLTDKGSDDKPENMRELEVYVDGEKFVVEVADANAKGGKRKKKEKKEDVVELSADGAMTAPIPGLITEVKKSVGDTVEAGETVLVLEAMKMMNNISAPAAGTIEEIKVESGDSVSKGDVMFVIK is encoded by the coding sequence GATAAACATGGGGTTCTTGATATGGCCCAAATGAATTACGATGCAGATCGTCCAAAAGCATCAAATCCAATCAAAGTAAACGATGTTTCTTTGAGAGATGGACACCAATCACTTTTCGCAACACGTGGACGTACAGAAGATATGATCCCTGTTGCAGAGATGTTGGATGAAGTAGGATTTAACGCCATTGAAACATGGGGTGGTGCCACTTTTGATACAATGCACCGTTTCTTAGGAGAAGACCCATGGGAGCGTCTTCGTGTTTTAAAGAAGCACATTACTAAGACTCCTTTTTCAATGTTATTACGTGGTCAGAATGTTGTGGGTTACCGTAACTATGCTGATGATGTAGTTAGAGCTTTTGTTCAACGTGCGATCGATAATGGAATGGATATTTTCCGTTGTTTTGATGCATTGAATGACTATCGTAACTTCGAAACAGCTGCTCAAGTTATTAAAGATAACGGCAAGCATTTCCAAGGAACAGTGTGTTACACATTGAATGAGAAGCGTCTAGGTGGTGATGTATATAACATGGATTATTACTTGGGTAAAGTAAGAGAATTGGATGCATTTGGTGTAGATTCAATCTGCTTGAAAGATATGGCAGGTTTGATGGCACCTTATGATGCTTACAATTTGATTAGTGAAATCAAGAAAATATCAGAGACTCCAATTAGTCTTCATACTCACTTCACATCAGGAATGGGTGATTTGACTATATTCAAGGCTATTGAAGCTGGTGTGGATATCGTTGATACATGTATGGCACCTTATGCGTACCGTACTTCACATGCAGCAATTGAGCCACTAGTAGTATCTCTATACGGAACAAGTCGTGATACAGGATTTGATCTTGCTCAACTTTCTAAGATTGGAAAGAAGATGGAAGAGTATATTCCTAAATATCGTCACTTGGATAACAGTCCAAAGTATGCTATCATTGATACAGATGTTATCATGCACCAGACTCCAGGAGGTATGCTTTCAAATTTGGTTAACCAGTTGAAGGCAATGGATGCTCTTGATAAACTTGATGATGTATTTGAGCAATTACCAAAAGTTCGTAAGGACTTAGGAGATATTCCATTGGTAACACCAACAAGTCAGATTGTAGGTATTCAGACGGTAAATAATGTATTGTTTGATAAAGAGCAAGGTGAGTATGCTTCTATTACAGAGCAAGTAAAAGACCTATGTTATGGTCTTTATGGTAAGACGACTAAGCCAATTAACCCTGAGGTTCAAAAGAAGGCATTGGCTGGTTATCCACGTGGAGAAGAGCCAATTACGTGTCGTCCAGGATCGATTCTAGAAGATGAAATGCCTGGTGTTAAGGATAAATTCAAAGATCTTGCAAAAGATATTGATGACGAGGTGTTGTGTGCACTTTATCCTGTGACAGGAAAACGTTTCTTGAAGTGGAAATACGGTTTGGAAGAGGTTCCAGCTGAGGTTAAGCCTCGCACAATGGAAGATGTTAAGCACGATGCAGAGCTTGTTGAAAAAGCACTAAGCGGGAAGTTGACAGACAAAGGAAGCGATGATAAGCCAGAGAACATGCGTGAGCTTGAGGTTTATGTTGATGGCGAGAAATTCGTTGTTGAGGTAGCCGATGCGAATGCAAAAGGTGGAAAACGTAAGAAGAAAGAGAAAAAAGAAGATGTTGTTGAGTTGTCTGCGGATGGCGCAATGACTGCTCCAATTCCAGGATTGATCACAGAGGTTAAGAAATCAGTAGGTGATACTGTTGAAGCTGGTGAGACTGTTCTTGTTTTGGAAGCGATGAAAATGATGAATAATATTTCAGCACCTGCTGCAGGTACTATCGAAGAGATCAAGGTTGAATCTGGAGATAGTGTTTCAAAAGGAGATGTTATGTTTGTAATCAAGTAA